The Patescibacteria group bacterium genome has a segment encoding these proteins:
- the cutA gene encoding divalent-cation tolerance protein CutA has translation MPMNNGFIIIYITHPDLKTAKKIVASLMKSRLIACGNFFPIQNTYWWKGKIENSKETVSIVKTKTKNWEKVKSAVVKLHPYETPCIIKINVNANDNYESWINKETK, from the coding sequence ATGCCAATGAACAACGGATTCATAATAATCTATATTACACATCCTGACTTAAAAACCGCGAAGAAAATCGTGGCCTCTTTAATGAAAAGTCGCCTGATTGCTTGTGGGAACTTTTTCCCAATACAAAATACTTACTGGTGGAAAGGCAAAATTGAGAACTCCAAGGAAACCGTTTCGATAGTAAAAACAAAAACCAAGAACTGGGAAAAAGTTAAATCTGCAGTGGTCAAGCTTCATCCTTATGAAACGCCTTGCATAATTAAAATTAATGTTAATGCAAATGATAATTATGAATCTTGGATAAACAAAGAAACGAAGTGA
- a CDS encoding NUDIX domain-containing protein, producing the protein MSKAKILIVNENDEVVGLKERGTLNAEDIYRVSALWIQNSKGDTLLAQRSFDKKNDPGKWGPAVAGTVDEGETYDSNIIKEADEEIGLTNHHFVKAFYKRNDGKHKYFVQWYFALLDRDINEFTIQKEEVERIKWFSREELLKILADSPDNFLKSTKDCVTYFTNHAGSGRHIT; encoded by the coding sequence ATGAGCAAGGCAAAAATACTTATTGTCAATGAAAACGACGAAGTAGTTGGATTGAAAGAAAGAGGAACTTTAAATGCGGAGGATATTTATCGCGTCTCGGCCTTATGGATTCAGAATTCTAAAGGTGACACTCTCTTAGCCCAAAGATCATTCGACAAAAAAAACGACCCTGGAAAATGGGGTCCCGCAGTCGCCGGGACTGTTGATGAAGGAGAAACCTATGACTCCAACATCATCAAAGAGGCCGATGAAGAAATTGGTTTGACGAACCACCATTTTGTAAAAGCGTTTTATAAAAGGAACGACGGTAAACATAAGTATTTCGTCCAGTGGTATTTTGCCTTACTGGATAGGGATATTAATGAGTTTACAATTCAAAAGGAAGAAGTTGAACGAATCAAATGGTTTTCAAGAGAGGAGTTACTCAAAATATTAGCTGATTCTCCAGATAATTTTCTGAAATCTACCAAGGATTGTGTAACGTATTTCACAAATCATGCAGGCTCCGGGCGGCACATCACATAA
- a CDS encoding baseplate J/gp47 family protein produces MPEKHHISSAKIQRYYRPLLSVFIVVSLLIVGVIVYFSFSRTIITVTAKSEPVDLTVALSVYGSATPPAAATQQDEAAIPGIILQHTQKLKKSYTDLTTLASIPSKAAGTITIYNKNNKAQPLVAGTRLVSDGGKLFRTTERVDAPVNGSVAVDVIADQVGKDYEIDPSHFILPGLWPGLQDKIYGESATAMSGGTTDTKVATINDIQKAKEASRSEIYDQGINELNSQIKKINADWNVSATRKEIVTENVNAEPDQATSTIEVSSSMNILGVAFDASATERQVLELAESQISAEDSFSRNTDKPITYTIERYDVKTNTVEVRALLSGSTTVKLTNPMFDRKNLVNKDRQEITGYFSGFKEVDSAEVRFSPFWVIRAPSLPDHIEVRLK; encoded by the coding sequence ATGCCCGAAAAACACCACATAAGCTCAGCCAAAATTCAAAGATACTACCGACCTTTGTTATCGGTTTTTATTGTCGTAAGCTTGTTAATAGTAGGCGTGATAGTGTATTTTTCATTCTCGCGCACCATTATCACCGTAACGGCTAAATCAGAGCCAGTTGACCTAACCGTTGCCTTGTCGGTATACGGCTCTGCCACTCCTCCCGCTGCCGCTACTCAACAAGATGAAGCGGCTATCCCTGGCATTATATTGCAGCATACTCAGAAGCTAAAGAAATCATACACCGACCTTACCACCCTGGCCTCGATCCCATCTAAGGCGGCCGGTACAATCACGATATATAATAAGAATAACAAAGCCCAGCCATTAGTGGCCGGCACTCGTTTGGTGTCCGATGGCGGCAAGCTATTCCGCACGACCGAGCGAGTGGATGCGCCGGTTAACGGTTCGGTGGCTGTCGACGTGATCGCCGACCAAGTGGGCAAAGACTACGAAATAGATCCGAGCCACTTTATTCTTCCGGGACTATGGCCGGGCTTGCAAGATAAAATCTACGGCGAAAGCGCCACCGCCATGTCGGGCGGTACGACCGACACCAAAGTCGCGACGATCAATGACATTCAAAAAGCCAAAGAAGCGTCTCGATCCGAGATATACGACCAGGGTATAAACGAATTGAATTCGCAGATTAAAAAAATTAATGCCGACTGGAATGTTTCCGCCACTCGCAAAGAAATTGTTACCGAAAACGTTAACGCCGAACCCGATCAAGCCACCAGCACTATTGAAGTATCGTCATCAATGAATATTCTAGGGGTGGCTTTTGATGCCTCCGCAACCGAACGCCAGGTGCTGGAGTTAGCTGAATCACAAATTTCAGCCGAGGATTCTTTCAGCCGCAATACCGACAAGCCTATCACCTATACGATCGAGCGTTATGATGTTAAAACCAATACCGTTGAAGTCAGGGCTTTGTTAAGCGGCAGCACCACTGTAAAATTGACCAATCCGATGTTTGACCGCAAAAACCTGGTCAACAAAGACCGTCAGGAAATCACCGGCTATTTCAGCGGGTTCAAGGAAGTGGATTCAGCTGAAGTGAGATTTTCGCCATTTTGGGTAATTCGAGCGCCATCCTTGCCGGATCATATCGAAGTACGTCTCAAATAA
- a CDS encoding alpha/beta hydrolase, producing the protein MQKTQIFYIHGGDTFRNQKTYLHFLKTRKISVPYRIKWHTTFLDKKLGANFEIIRPRMPLQDNAKYGEWALHFERHFPLLRDGVILIGGSLGGIFLAKYLSENKFPKKILATYLVCPPFDDSLPNYDLVGGFKLPVDLSLLEQNSPILHLLFSKNDGVVPPSHAKKYAVKLKNANIIVYPRINGHFEISEFPEIVKLIKADLKKKQFLLRRTIPS; encoded by the coding sequence ATGCAGAAAACTCAGATATTTTACATTCACGGCGGTGATACTTTTAGGAACCAAAAGACATATTTGCATTTTTTAAAGACTCGTAAAATATCAGTGCCTTACAGAATTAAATGGCACACTACGTTTTTAGATAAGAAACTTGGCGCAAATTTCGAAATCATACGACCTCGGATGCCCCTTCAAGATAACGCCAAGTATGGAGAATGGGCGTTACATTTCGAACGGCACTTTCCTCTGTTGAGAGATGGCGTTATTTTAATCGGCGGGTCTCTCGGCGGCATTTTTTTGGCAAAGTACCTTTCGGAAAATAAATTTCCCAAAAAAATACTTGCTACCTATTTAGTCTGTCCACCGTTTGACGATTCTCTGCCAAACTATGACTTGGTTGGCGGCTTCAAATTACCAGTGGATTTATCATTGCTTGAGCAAAATTCACCAATACTTCACTTACTGTTCTCAAAAAATGATGGCGTAGTACCTCCTTCACACGCCAAAAAGTATGCCGTCAAACTAAAAAATGCAAATATTATCGTATACCCTCGTATTAATGGTCACTTTGAAATATCTGAGTTTCCAGAGATTGTGAAACTGATAAAAGCTGATCTTAAGAAAAAGCAGTTCTTATTACGGCGTACAATACCTAGTTAG
- a CDS encoding cupin domain-containing protein, whose translation MTMKILKSSEVPFVSKPEGTNVRYYLREEYEVHYNDQVPGSTQTWHHHEKILETLYIIEGELTAEWKTGEITEKQIVQAGDLIETEHTPHTFTNHTDKVVKFLVIKQVLSGENKRDVLKTDKVVDQ comes from the coding sequence ATGACCATGAAAATTCTCAAAAGCAGTGAAGTCCCGTTTGTCTCAAAACCTGAAGGTACGAATGTTCGGTATTATCTCCGTGAAGAGTACGAAGTTCATTATAATGATCAGGTTCCTGGATCAACCCAGACCTGGCACCATCATGAGAAAATCCTCGAAACACTGTATATCATTGAAGGTGAGCTAACCGCAGAGTGGAAAACTGGTGAGATCACCGAGAAACAAATTGTCCAAGCTGGTGACCTCATCGAAACGGAACATACCCCTCACACATTCACGAATCATACTGACAAGGTCGTGAAATTTCTCGTGATAAAGCAGGTGCTCTCTGGAGAAAACAAACGGGATGTTTTGAAAACTGATAAGGTCGTCGATCAATAA
- a CDS encoding Type 1 glutamine amidotransferase-like domain-containing protein → MKTLILTSSGQFITAHNIDQFLPKKITDCKIAYIITASKKVNDTGYVDRHRQKMNELNFSYTEIDIAGKNESELKKALDGYDIIMVEGGNTFYLLKAVRESGFESVLQGLIEKGVVYVGSSAGSYIVCPSIIVATWSNRGFDQCGIIDYTAMNLVPFLLKAHYTLEMRAMLEEKSKDLQYPVRVLNDGQALLVQDGEVQLLGGGEEITLNPKGHG, encoded by the coding sequence ATGAAAACTCTAATTCTTACTTCCAGCGGACAGTTCATCACCGCCCATAATATAGATCAGTTTTTGCCGAAGAAAATTACCGATTGTAAGATCGCATACATTATTACTGCATCGAAAAAGGTCAATGATACAGGTTATGTCGATCGACATCGGCAAAAAATGAATGAGCTGAACTTCTCCTACACGGAAATTGATATTGCCGGTAAGAATGAATCAGAATTAAAAAAGGCACTCGACGGATACGATATTATCATGGTTGAGGGTGGAAACACATTCTACTTATTAAAAGCCGTCCGTGAAAGCGGCTTTGAAAGTGTTCTCCAGGGACTGATCGAAAAAGGTGTTGTGTACGTTGGTTCATCTGCTGGTTCATATATCGTGTGTCCGTCAATTATTGTGGCAACCTGGTCAAATCGCGGTTTTGATCAATGCGGTATCATAGACTATACTGCCATGAACCTAGTGCCTTTTTTACTCAAAGCTCATTACACACTGGAGATGAGGGCAATGCTTGAAGAAAAATCAAAAGACCTGCAATATCCGGTTCGGGTGCTCAATGATGGCCAGGCACTGCTTGTCCAAGACGGAGAAGTTCAGCTCCTCGGAGGCGGTGAGGAAATTACGCTTAATCCTAAAGGACACGGATAA
- a CDS encoding SDR family oxidoreductase, which produces MLKNILIVGGTSGLGLELTKIYSSLGHTVTIAGRKNPNLTNVRFVSFSITSHLEETIKQIDELLSQIEKVNTLIYTAGFYQSGHVDELSDTQITEMVNINLLVPALMVRRLKNNPGKPLKVMLITSSSQYTPRELEPMYTSTKAALGMLGASLSLDLGIGKVLVVAPSGMKTPFWKNSNDTSEYLEPKWVAEQVVELSSGPFKYRYAKILRNPQKVEIVETRQQE; this is translated from the coding sequence ATGCTGAAAAACATATTAATTGTAGGCGGAACATCTGGACTAGGCCTTGAACTGACAAAAATCTATAGTTCGCTCGGCCATACAGTTACTATTGCCGGTCGGAAAAACCCCAATCTTACCAATGTTCGATTTGTCAGTTTTTCAATCACAAGCCACCTAGAAGAAACCATTAAACAAATCGATGAATTACTGTCGCAGATAGAAAAAGTAAATACGTTGATTTATACCGCTGGATTCTACCAATCAGGCCACGTTGACGAACTGAGTGATACTCAAATCACCGAAATGGTAAACATCAACCTTCTCGTACCCGCCCTCATGGTTCGTCGATTGAAAAATAATCCTGGAAAGCCGCTTAAAGTCATGCTCATAACCTCGAGCTCGCAGTACACTCCGCGTGAACTCGAGCCAATGTATACCTCCACGAAAGCCGCACTCGGCATGCTTGGAGCATCCCTCTCGCTTGATCTGGGAATTGGCAAGGTTCTCGTGGTCGCGCCATCCGGCATGAAAACGCCTTTCTGGAAAAACAGTAATGACACGTCAGAATACCTTGAACCAAAATGGGTGGCCGAGCAGGTGGTAGAATTGTCCAGCGGTCCATTTAAATACCGCTATGCTAAAATACTCCGTAATCCGCAAAAGGTTGAGATTGTCGAGACAAGACAGCAAGAATAA
- a CDS encoding SDR family oxidoreductase translates to MKLKNKVALVTGASKGIGAATAIALAKEGCSVVLNYKTDGQSAKNVLDQCTVYSTGNLAIKADITNNVAVQNMFERIKKTYPSLHVLVNNAGTFDEHDNPTNVEAFENLFQNNFLCHISVIKHALKTMKRGKIVNVSSIHGRLGYGRPTAIAYAAFKAALENYTKNLAKELAPRILVNAVAPGRVATPMWGKLNTRRQKKLGEVHLIKRMIQPEEIADAITFLVKNDAMCGEILTVDGGYRLGNIS, encoded by the coding sequence ATGAAACTCAAGAATAAAGTTGCCCTCGTCACTGGTGCCTCAAAAGGAATCGGAGCAGCTACGGCAATCGCCTTGGCCAAAGAAGGTTGTTCGGTTGTTCTTAACTACAAAACGGACGGTCAATCAGCCAAGAATGTCCTGGATCAATGTACCGTCTATTCAACAGGCAACCTGGCGATCAAAGCGGACATTACCAATAATGTTGCCGTCCAGAACATGTTTGAAAGAATCAAAAAAACTTATCCCTCACTTCATGTACTCGTTAACAACGCTGGAACCTTCGATGAACACGATAATCCAACGAACGTCGAAGCGTTTGAGAACCTGTTTCAAAATAACTTTCTTTGTCATATTTCCGTTATTAAGCACGCATTGAAAACCATGAAGCGAGGTAAGATCGTGAATGTATCTTCGATTCATGGCCGATTGGGGTATGGACGACCAACAGCGATTGCCTACGCCGCTTTCAAAGCAGCACTCGAGAATTACACAAAGAATCTGGCAAAAGAACTTGCACCAAGAATATTGGTTAATGCTGTGGCACCAGGACGAGTGGCAACACCGATGTGGGGGAAGTTAAATACACGTCGACAAAAGAAGCTTGGCGAGGTGCATCTCATTAAACGAATGATCCAACCGGAAGAGATTGCCGACGCGATTACCTTCTTGGTGAAGAATGACGCAATGTGTGGTGAAATACTGACCGTTGATGGTGGGTACCGGCTTGGGAATATCAGTTAA
- a CDS encoding endonuclease/exonuclease/phosphatase family protein yields MRVATWNIGGGFIESNQKHEYDIEDINYFIQELKSINPDIACFQEIHVSEKNDQPKIIADSLGFQYITTHSIAGSHLKDNDKLSISIISRFPVISSKFNLLPNPNLQFEWRGKTAFSHDKGFMEAVLDFKGTNIRVLSGHMVPFRKFGKNFLDGEFKEIRNQIEIIILHEKMPKIICADMNFNDEIEKLIPNVFENDFKFVLKNNPTTPKGRTYDKIIVSKEWESSNSDIINGKADHFLCFADIELKDK; encoded by the coding sequence ATGAGAGTTGCAACATGGAATATTGGTGGGGGTTTCATAGAATCAAATCAGAAACATGAATATGATATTGAAGATATTAACTACTTTATCCAAGAGCTAAAATCAATAAATCCAGATATTGCATGTTTCCAAGAAATTCATGTTTCTGAAAAAAATGATCAGCCAAAGATAATTGCTGATTCTTTGGGGTTTCAATATATTACGACTCATTCAATAGCGGGTTCCCATTTAAAAGATAATGATAAATTATCAATTTCTATCATCAGCAGATTCCCTGTAATTTCATCAAAATTCAATTTACTCCCTAATCCTAATCTCCAATTTGAATGGAGAGGGAAAACGGCATTTTCTCATGATAAAGGTTTCATGGAAGCGGTCTTGGATTTTAAAGGAACAAACATTAGAGTACTATCTGGGCACATGGTTCCATTCAGAAAATTTGGTAAGAATTTTTTAGATGGTGAATTTAAAGAGATTAGAAACCAAATTGAAATAATTATTCTTCATGAGAAAATGCCAAAAATAATCTGTGCTGATATGAATTTTAATGATGAAATTGAAAAGTTAATTCCAAATGTATTTGAAAATGATTTTAAATTTGTTTTAAAGAATAATCCAACAACTCCAAAAGGAAGAACTTATGATAAAATCATTGTTTCAAAAGAATGGGAATCTTCTAATTCTGATATAATAAATGGCAAGGCTGATCATTTTTTATGTTTTGCTGACATTGAATTAAAAGATAAATAG
- a CDS encoding DNA polymerase III subunit alpha, giving the protein MEFVHLHVHSHYSLLDGLSKVDDLIARAQQLGMKSIALTDHGVMYGAIEFYQKAQAAGIKPIIGVEAYVAHASRADKVSRTEERPYHLVLLAQNEIGYRNLISLTTRAHLEGYYYKPRIDFDLLAQHHDGLIALTACMAGELPKHILSGKLDLAETMIRQYQNLFGPDNFYLEVQHHLNVADQARVNQAIFDLSERLKVPVVATNDSHYLTPEDAAAHDILLCIQTKHKLSDQNRMTYKDFDVSLRTAEEMASDFADHPEAITNSVKIAERCNLSIELGKITLPYFEVPLGQTTESYLKALCHRGLLSRYDIQDPAHPKDDLERKVIDRLDYELSVILKTGFASYFLIVQDFINWAKQNKIVVGPGRGSAAGSIVSYLTNITNLDPLKYELLFERFLNPERISMPDIDIDFADDRRDEVIRYVESKYGKDHVAQIITFGTMAARAAIRDVGRVLGLSYSYCDRVAKLIPMFTTLTEAIASIPELREIYAHDAEGRNLLDTAKKLEGVARHASVHACGVVITKESLDHYVPVQHAAQDDATIVTQYSLHPIEDLGLLKMDFLGLKNLTILQNTINIIEKIRQQQIDLDSIPLDDPATFRLLQQAKTTGVFQLESSGMKRYLKQLQPNDLEDIIAMVSLYRPGPMEFIPDFIAGKHGLKRTVYLHPKLQPILEKTYGVAVYQEQIMQIAQALAGFTLGEADVLRKAVGKKIAKLLAEQRNKFIDGCVNNDIPKSTAEKVFDFIEPFARYGFNRSHGACYALIAYQTAYFKANYPAEFMAALLTSDQENIDRIAIEIDECRKMNIQVLPPDINESFSTFTVVAEKTLAGQPTIRFGLCAVKNVGTNIVNTIITERKANGPFQTLEDFLTRVKSKDLNKKSMESLIKAGAMERYGERNQLLANLETLLAYAKSADRASSNGQINIFHLAPVDHRPALRLRTAQPASQLDCLTWEKQLLGLYITAHPFSEYAEVVKDRVTPIANLLSCAGSDTVIIAGMVTGLKKILTKSHETMFFAKIEDSTGAVEVLVFPKILSEKSAPWVEDQAILVSGRITDKDSERKIIANDAAILNLPDATSIMNSFIPPQYVVTNTLPITESGNLYVYVPPQTDQTIYDKLKQILLKYPGEQSVYVVLPGVRGQRIIKADLRVSYADSLTNEVNQLLGPKSVKIN; this is encoded by the coding sequence ATTAAACCAATTATTGGCGTCGAAGCTTATGTCGCCCATGCCAGTCGAGCCGATAAGGTAAGCCGAACCGAGGAAAGGCCCTACCACCTAGTGCTGTTGGCGCAAAATGAGATCGGATACCGCAACCTGATCAGTCTCACCACCCGGGCTCATCTCGAGGGGTATTATTACAAACCCCGGATTGATTTTGATTTACTCGCCCAACACCATGATGGTTTGATTGCCTTAACCGCCTGCATGGCCGGCGAGCTTCCCAAGCATATTTTGAGCGGTAAGCTGGATCTAGCCGAAACAATGATCCGACAATATCAAAACTTGTTCGGACCTGACAATTTTTATTTGGAAGTTCAACATCATCTTAACGTAGCCGATCAAGCCAGAGTAAACCAGGCGATATTCGACCTATCTGAACGTTTGAAGGTCCCCGTGGTGGCTACAAACGACTCTCATTATCTGACACCAGAAGATGCCGCGGCGCATGATATCTTGTTGTGTATTCAAACAAAGCATAAATTATCCGATCAGAATCGGATGACATATAAAGATTTTGATGTGTCGTTACGTACGGCTGAAGAAATGGCTAGTGATTTCGCCGACCACCCTGAGGCTATAACCAATTCAGTTAAGATTGCCGAGCGCTGTAACTTGTCTATCGAGCTGGGTAAAATCACCCTGCCCTACTTTGAGGTACCATTGGGCCAAACCACGGAATCATACTTAAAAGCGCTGTGTCATCGTGGTTTACTTTCACGTTATGACATCCAGGACCCGGCCCACCCGAAAGATGATCTTGAGCGGAAAGTAATTGATCGCTTGGACTATGAGCTGTCGGTGATACTGAAGACCGGCTTTGCTTCATACTTTTTGATCGTACAGGATTTCATTAACTGGGCCAAACAAAACAAGATAGTTGTCGGTCCGGGACGCGGTTCTGCCGCCGGGTCTATCGTATCTTATCTGACAAATATCACCAATCTTGACCCATTAAAATATGAGCTGCTATTTGAACGTTTTCTGAATCCTGAACGCATATCAATGCCTGACATCGACATTGACTTTGCCGACGACCGTCGTGATGAAGTAATTCGATATGTCGAAAGCAAATATGGCAAGGATCACGTCGCTCAGATTATCACTTTTGGTACCATGGCTGCCCGCGCCGCCATCCGTGATGTCGGTCGCGTGCTGGGATTGTCCTACAGCTACTGCGATCGCGTCGCTAAATTAATTCCGATGTTTACCACCCTGACTGAAGCCATTGCCAGTATTCCGGAATTGAGAGAAATATATGCCCACGATGCCGAAGGTCGCAATCTACTTGATACGGCAAAAAAACTAGAGGGCGTGGCCCGCCATGCTTCGGTCCACGCATGCGGCGTGGTTATTACCAAGGAATCGCTAGATCACTACGTTCCGGTCCAACACGCCGCCCAGGACGACGCCACTATCGTCACCCAGTACTCGCTCCACCCGATCGAAGATCTGGGTCTTTTGAAAATGGACTTTTTGGGCCTGAAGAACCTGACCATATTGCAGAACACAATAAATATTATTGAGAAAATCCGTCAGCAGCAAATCGATCTCGATAGCATACCGCTGGACGATCCAGCGACATTTCGTCTGCTGCAGCAAGCCAAAACCACCGGCGTCTTCCAGCTGGAAAGCTCCGGCATGAAGCGCTACCTGAAGCAGCTCCAACCCAACGACTTGGAAGATATTATTGCCATGGTCTCTTTATATCGACCCGGCCCGATGGAGTTTATCCCCGACTTCATCGCCGGCAAGCATGGCCTGAAACGTACGGTTTACCTGCATCCCAAGCTCCAACCCATATTGGAAAAAACATACGGCGTGGCCGTATATCAGGAACAGATTATGCAGATTGCTCAAGCTTTGGCTGGATTTACTTTGGGAGAGGCCGATGTGCTCCGTAAAGCGGTGGGTAAGAAAATCGCCAAGCTTCTGGCCGAACAGCGAAACAAATTTATTGATGGGTGCGTTAATAACGACATTCCGAAATCAACCGCCGAAAAAGTTTTTGACTTTATCGAACCATTTGCCCGTTACGGCTTCAATCGTTCTCACGGTGCCTGTTATGCTTTAATAGCCTATCAGACTGCGTACTTCAAAGCCAATTACCCAGCCGAATTTATGGCCGCGCTGCTGACATCCGATCAAGAAAATATCGACCGGATCGCCATTGAGATCGATGAATGCCGCAAGATGAATATCCAGGTATTGCCCCCTGACATAAACGAAAGCTTTTCTACTTTTACCGTTGTGGCCGAGAAAACTCTTGCCGGCCAGCCCACTATCCGATTCGGCTTATGCGCCGTAAAGAACGTCGGCACAAATATTGTCAATACGATAATTACCGAACGAAAAGCCAACGGTCCGTTTCAAACACTGGAAGATTTCTTGACGCGGGTTAAATCAAAAGATCTGAACAAGAAGTCGATGGAAAGCTTGATTAAAGCCGGTGCCATGGAACGCTATGGTGAAAGAAATCAACTTTTGGCCAACTTGGAAACACTGCTCGCCTACGCCAAATCGGCCGATCGCGCCAGCAGCAATGGCCAGATCAATATTTTTCATCTCGCGCCGGTAGATCACCGGCCCGCCCTGCGCCTGCGTACGGCCCAACCCGCCAGCCAGCTAGACTGCCTCACCTGGGAAAAGCAGCTGCTGGGGCTGTATATCACCGCGCATCCTTTTTCGGAATATGCCGAAGTGGTCAAAGATCGGGTAACTCCAATCGCCAATCTGCTAAGCTGTGCCGGCTCGGATACCGTCATTATCGCCGGCATGGTAACCGGCTTAAAAAAGATATTGACCAAATCACACGAGACAATGTTTTTTGCGAAAATTGAGGACAGTACGGGCGCAGTCGAGGTGTTGGTGTTTCCAAAAATATTATCCGAAAAGTCTGCGCCATGGGTAGAAGATCAGGCTATTCTAGTCAGCGGACGGATAACAGACAAAGACAGCGAACGTAAAATTATCGCCAATGACGCCGCCATATTAAACCTACCGGATGCGACAAGTATAATGAATTCATTTATTCCGCCACAATACGTTGTTACCAACACTTTACCCATTACAGAATCCGGCAATCTCTATGTTTATGTACCGCCCCAGACAGACCAGACAATATATGACAAACTCAAGCAAATTCTGTTAAAATACCCGGGTGAACAATCAGTTTATGTTGTGCTGCCTGGGGTGCGCGGACAGCGTATCATCAAAGCTGATTTACGTGTCAGTTATGCGGATAGCCTGACCAACGAAGTCAATCAATTACTCGGCCCGAAATCTGTAAAAATCAACTAG
- a CDS encoding NUDIX domain-containing protein, translating into MSYNHLFRISVHAVITDDNQNVLLLKQTYDNERWGLPGGAPEPPETIQATLIRECKEELNCDIEIKYLSGVYYHQKHSSYVFIYRCSLAKDSVMQLSGEHSDYRYHSIDELSDVQRQRVKDCLDYTGEVRSAVF; encoded by the coding sequence ATGAGCTATAACCATCTTTTTAGAATCAGCGTCCATGCTGTTATCACCGATGATAATCAGAATGTTTTGTTGCTCAAACAAACTTACGACAATGAAAGGTGGGGGCTGCCAGGTGGTGCACCAGAACCTCCAGAGACTATACAGGCTACGTTAATTAGAGAATGTAAGGAGGAACTTAATTGCGATATCGAGATTAAATACTTAAGTGGTGTTTACTACCACCAGAAACATAGTTCGTACGTATTTATATACAGGTGCAGCCTAGCGAAAGACTCGGTTATGCAATTAAGTGGTGAACATTCTGATTATCGATATCATAGTATTGATGAGCTGAGCGATGTTCAGCGTCAGAGAGTTAAGGATTGTTTGGACTATACTGGCGAGGTTAGAAGTGCAGTCTTCTAA